In one Lycium barbarum isolate Lr01 chromosome 7, ASM1917538v2, whole genome shotgun sequence genomic region, the following are encoded:
- the LOC132602765 gene encoding receptor like protein 23-like — MAENSLTGKVPIKFQFNFLANVDLSTNRFEGPLPLRSSNVTTLYLRDNLFAGPIPVNICEALLNLTDLDISKNNLFGKVLLSICSLLTYPNPDHPLVPEIAYMYMTDRSQYETLARVWTQKYAMD; from the exons ATGGCTGAAAACAGCTTGACAGGGAAAGTTCCCATCAAATTCCAGTTCAACTTTCTAGCCAATGTGGATTTAAGCACCAATCGCTTCGAGGGACCTCTCCCACTACGGTCTTCTAATGTTACAACATTGTATCTGAGGGATAACTTGTTTGCAGGTCCTATTCCTGTCAACATTTGTGAAGCACTTCTCAATTTAACTGATTTGGACATCTCCAAGAACAATCTATTTGGAAAG GTATTGCTCTCTATCTGTTCTCTGCTAACATACCCTAATCCTGATCACCCTTTGGTGCCGGAGATTGCTTATATGTACATGACTGATAGAAGCCAGTATGAGACACTTGCCCGAGTTTGGACTCAAAAATATGCCATGGACTAG